A window from Fundulus heteroclitus isolate FHET01 unplaced genomic scaffold, MU-UCD_Fhet_4.1 scaffold_52, whole genome shotgun sequence encodes these proteins:
- the LOC118560937 gene encoding protein phosphatase 1 regulatory subunit 3A-like encodes MEFAGRLRPSEACNYLEVPGLSGLDPDEDEGDLIVGFRPKSSPIPSRRSSVSDEDSDPEPPLCGSRRVSFADAKGLSLVQVKEFALWDVPKLPGHDSADGEGKDLVEYHLSPLTFSLPLSPKDVHAKVLDQKVELETIGLLPGTTILKGVIRVLNISYNKSVFIRTSLDRWVTHFDLLAEYVPGSSDGVTDSFSFKLTLVPPLGDQGVRVDFCLRYETPAGTFWANNNDRNYVVSCQRGMRGGTEKPQRESANKKSCLKAAR; translated from the coding sequence ATGGAGTTTGCAGGGCGGCTAAGACCTTCCGAGGCCTGCAACTACCTAGAAGTGCCAGGCCTCAGCGGCTTGGACCCCGATGAAGACGAAGGCGACCTGATCGTCGGCTTCAGACCCAAATCTTCTCCCATCCCATCCAGAAGGAGCTCGGTCTCGGATGAAGACTCAGATCCCGAGCCCCCTCTCTGCGGCTCCCGGAGGGTGTCGTTCGCCGACGCCAAAGGCCTCAGTCTGGTGCAAGTGAAGGAGTTTGCTCTGTGGGACGTACCAAAACTGCCAGGCCATGACTCGGCAGACGGCGAGGGTAAAGATTTAGTGGAATACCACCTCTCGCCTCTAACTTTCTCCCTGCCGCTGTCACCCAAAGACGTGCACGCCAAAGTGTTGGATCAGAAAGTTGAGCTGGAAACAATCGGGTTGCTCCCAGGGACCACGATACTTAAAGGAGTGATCCGCGTTCTCAACATCTCCTACAACAAGTCGGTCTTCATCAGAACCTCCTTGGACCGGTGGGTCACCCACTTTGACCTCCTGGCAGAGTACGTCCCCGGCTCGAGCGACGGCGTGACGGACAGCTTCTCGTTTAAGCTCACCTTGGTGCCGCCGCTGGGGGATCAGGGAGTCAGGGTGGACTTTTGTCTGCGGTACGAAACGCCGGCGGGGACATTCTGGGCTAACAATAACGACAGGAACTACGTGGTCTCCTGCCAGCGCGGAATGAGAGGGGGAACGGAGAAGCCGCAGAGGGAAAGCGCAAACAAGAAAAGCTGCCTGAAGGCCGCCAG